One Aquarana catesbeiana isolate 2022-GZ linkage group LG04, ASM4218655v1, whole genome shotgun sequence genomic region harbors:
- the HMGN3 gene encoding high mobility group nucleosome-binding domain-containing protein 3 isoform X3: MPKRKSPEGAEAKDAGKVTKQEPTRRSARLSAKPASSKPDAKPKKPAAKKEPGTKASKGAKGKKEEKQEAGKEGTAPSENGENRADEEQKTEAADDETE, from the exons atgcctAAGAGAAAG tcTCCAGAAGGAGCTGAAGCCAAGGATGCTGGCAAAGTAACTAAACAAGAG cctaCAAGAAGATCGGCAAGACTGTCTGCA aAACCTGCCTCTTCTAAACCTGATGCAAAACCAAAGAAACCTGCAGCCAAG AAGGAGCCAGGCACAAAGGCAAGCAAAGGTGCTaaagggaagaaagaagaaaaacaagaaGCTGGAAAGGAAGGTACTGCTCCCTCTGAAAATGGTGAAAATAGAGCTGATGAG GAACAGAAAACTGAAGCAGCGGATGATGAGACAGAATAA
- the HMGN3 gene encoding high mobility group nucleosome-binding domain-containing protein 3 isoform X2 → MVSPEGAEAKDAGKVTKQEPTRRSARLSAKPASSKPDAKPKKPAAKKEPGTKASKGAKGKKEEKQEAGKEGTAPSENGENRADEIHISRSTVNVSTSRSALPSTLSIKGQIETVKVKGTVDHVCVQCIES, encoded by the exons tcTCCAGAAGGAGCTGAAGCCAAGGATGCTGGCAAAGTAACTAAACAAGAG cctaCAAGAAGATCGGCAAGACTGTCTGCA aAACCTGCCTCTTCTAAACCTGATGCAAAACCAAAGAAACCTGCAGCCAAG AAGGAGCCAGGCACAAAGGCAAGCAAAGGTGCTaaagggaagaaagaagaaaaacaagaaGCTGGAAAGGAAGGTACTGCTCCCTCTGAAAATGGTGAAAATAGAGCTGATGAG ATTCACATCTCTCGCTCAACTGTTAATGTTTCCACATCCAGAAGTGCCCTGCCCAGCACACTGTCAATAAAAGGGCAGATTGAAACAGTTAAAGTGAAGGGTACGGTAGATCATGTTTGTGTGCAGTGCATAGAGAGCTAG
- the HMGN3 gene encoding high mobility group nucleosome-binding domain-containing protein 3 isoform X1 — protein MPKRKSPEGAEAKDAGKVTKQEPTRRSARLSAKPASSKPDAKPKKPAAKKEPGTKASKGAKGKKEEKQEAGKEGTAPSENGENRADEIHISRSTVNVSTSRSALPSTLSIKGQIETVKVKGTVDHVCVQCIES, from the exons atgcctAAGAGAAAG tcTCCAGAAGGAGCTGAAGCCAAGGATGCTGGCAAAGTAACTAAACAAGAG cctaCAAGAAGATCGGCAAGACTGTCTGCA aAACCTGCCTCTTCTAAACCTGATGCAAAACCAAAGAAACCTGCAGCCAAG AAGGAGCCAGGCACAAAGGCAAGCAAAGGTGCTaaagggaagaaagaagaaaaacaagaaGCTGGAAAGGAAGGTACTGCTCCCTCTGAAAATGGTGAAAATAGAGCTGATGAG ATTCACATCTCTCGCTCAACTGTTAATGTTTCCACATCCAGAAGTGCCCTGCCCAGCACACTGTCAATAAAAGGGCAGATTGAAACAGTTAAAGTGAAGGGTACGGTAGATCATGTTTGTGTGCAGTGCATAGAGAGCTAG